Proteins from a genomic interval of Pararge aegeria chromosome 26, ilParAegt1.1, whole genome shotgun sequence:
- the LOC120635181 gene encoding uncharacterized protein LOC120635181, whose translation MPKRALSRLLPNLGGPGVGCRRLYTGVVRSMALYGAPIWADALVARNRTLLRRPQRVMAARVIRAYRTISHEAACALAGTPPWDLDAEVLACVHERRVEVRMRGEHPSPERVTGWRRLAQAELFRQWRERLESPSAGLRTIDGIRPVLQQAMAGSELSWDAIVSFCEDVMTQKKAAERLREDAVDSQPIRRRRVGRRRLAQDRRLPP comes from the exons atgcctaaac GGGCGCTGAGTCGGCTCCTCCCTAACTTGGGCGGACCTGGCGTTGGCTGCCGCCGCCTGTACACAGGAGTGGTGCGGTCGATGGCCCTGTATGGAGCACCGATCTGGGCAGACGCTCTTGTCGCCCGTAATAGGACCCTGCTGCGAAGGCCGCAACGGGTCATGGCGGCAAGAGTGATCAGAGCGTACCGCACCATTTCGCACGAGGCGGCCTGCGCGTTGGCAGGGACACCCCCGTGGGACCTGGATGCGGAGGTGTTGGCGTGTGTGCACGAGCGAAGGGTGGAGGTCCGCATGCGGGGAGAACACCCTTCGCCGGAGAGGGTCACTGGGTGGCGGCGTTTAGCGCAGGCCGAGCTCTTTCGCCAATGGCGAGAGAGGCTCGAGTCGCCCAGTGCCGGTCTGCGGACTATTGACGGGATtcgccccgtgcttcagca ggccatggCCGGCAGTGAGTTGTCTTGGGATGCGATAGTCTCGTTCTGCGAAGACGTGATGACGCAGAAGAAGGCTGCGGAGCGGCTGAGAGAGGATGCCGTGGACTCCCAGCCGATCCGCCGCAGGAGAGTCGGGCGCAGGCGGCTTGCACAAGACCGCCGCCTGCCTCCATAA